The Setaria italica strain Yugu1 chromosome VIII, Setaria_italica_v2.0, whole genome shotgun sequence genome includes the window atcattataaagcataacttaaaatgtcattctaaaattttatctatgttatccacgtatgtcgttattaaaaataatctaaagtaaatatttaaatcttaatctaattatcttcatgtgcatcatacagaaatgttaaaaggtaaattaatatatgattttaaattacgtatttatgtcattgttaatataaaaatactatgttaaagtatatacacatgatgagtgccaccatttagaccatttatacatgtatgtgaggaatcgatgaaaaatattgatttgtatgccaaacataatgtatgaaggattggaggtgtgatacaaaatggaaaaatataaatatggatgaaaaagtgcattgagtaattattaattaaaaatcaatcacaactggacaaagatagatacatatctctataagtattatgttgaagtattgaaaaataagagaatagtaggtaaacaattttgattattagctagaagtttaatttctaaataatttttaaatacaatagcttctaaaaaaatatagcccgtgcgggagcacgggttgatggactagtggtTCTAATTCCAGTTGTATACAGACGATTCAATGATGAACAAGTGTTTTTAGTAGCATTATTTATAGGAGACAAATTAATAGGTGCCCATATATATGTGGCTTGCGTGGTGATGTTGTGTGTTAGTCCCTGTAATAATGGAAAAGGTGTCACATTAAGTTCTGTGTGCTTATAATGCCTTGTGCATGACTCTTACTGAGCAGACAATTCAAAAGTTCTGGAACCGTTATATTGATCTGTTTAATGTTCATCTACAGAAATGACGATGGACGGACGTCTCCTTGATGCTGCCACAACTGGTGACGCGGTAACAATGAAACACTTGGCTGTAGAGAATCTAAAATTTTTCCATGTTTCAACTTGTATTTGAGTCAGAACATGCTGTTGACCTTTTAGGGCCACACTGTTACCTTTTTTTCTTTACAACGGACAGTGCATAAGTTCAGTGAAACATTAAATTTATTTGTTCAAAAATAGTTTTTGTTAAAGGTATCGTTTTCCCTTTTACCAGATTGCAGATGATGGTAAAGCTACAACCAGTTCGCCAGGAGGACAGATGGACTGGCGTCTCATGGAAGCAGCCATAACTGGTGACGCCGTATCTATGAAGCACCTGGCTTCACACGATCCGGACATTCTGCTTGGCACCACTCCGCAGGGGAACACCTGCCTCCACATCGCATCCATCCATGGCCACAAGGAATTCTGCAATGATGCCATGACCTTTAACTTGTCCCTTCTCTCCGCTGTCAACGCAGACGAAGAGACGCCCCTGCTCACCGCCGTGAAAAGGGGCCATGTTTCCTTAGCTTCATTTTTACTCACGCACTGCCTTGATCAGCAGCTGAGCAGAGCCATCTTGAAGAAAGACAAGCAGGGTTGCAACGCGCTGCACCACGCCCTTCGCAGTGACCATAGGGAACTAGCGCTGGAGCTGATAGCTGCGGAGCCAACCTTGTCGCAAGCAGTGAACAACAACAATGAGTCACCCATGTTCATCGCAGTGATGAAAGATTTCACAGATCTGTTCGAGAAACTGCTGGACACTGCTTCTTCGGCTCACTCGGGAGCCTATGGCTCGAATGCTCTGCATGCTGCCGTGGGAAACGGTAATTCAGGTGGGACATTAATTAAGATTATGTAGTTTGTCAGTACTATCTTAACATTAACTGGTCATTAATTACTAATCTCAGCTTTCATAATTCTATTTCTGTTTACCAATTTTCGTGCCTTGGTTTCCTTTCAGCTATCGCTAAAAGGCTTATGGAGAAACGTCCTTTGCTAGCCAGAGAAGAAAACGAAAATAAATACACACCAATACTCTTGGCTGCAAATGAGGGCAAGGTTGATGTGCTAACGGTTTTATTGGAACATGATCCGTCTTTAGGGTACTTAATCTCCTCAAATGGTGCCACAGTTCTTTGTGGCGCAGCATGTGGGGGCCATGTTGGTGTTGCTCGAGCGCTTCTTAGACATTGTCCTGATGCTCCCTACACCGATCCAGCGGGGGGCTCCACATGCCTTCACGTAGCTGTATTATGGGATAAGAAAAAGTTTGTAAAATTCGTTGTGGGATCCCAACAACTTCGGCACCTTATTAACATGACAGATAACAACAGAGAGACTGCTCTGCAGCTCGCAGTGAGATGCGGCAGGTCGGAGATCGTAACAGTGCTTGACAACGCCAACCACGCAAATCCTTTTATCTCGGTATATTTATGTATTATATATTACTGTACACTTTTCATCTTTGTATGATCATCATCTATGTGTACGTACAGACAATGTTTGCGAACCATTAAATTTATTTGTGAGGTAAACAGTTTAGTGAAAGGTAGCGTCTTTATTTGTATCAGGTGGCAGGAGCATCTGCAATGGATGTGGGCCTTCTGGAAGCTTCCACGACTGGAGATGCCATAAAAATGCAGCAACTGGCAACGGATTACCCGGGCGTGTTACTTGGCACCACTCCGCAGGGGAACACCTGCCTCCACATCGCCTCGGTCCATGGCCACGAGGTGTTCTGCAAGGCCGCCCTGGCTCTGGAGCCGTCACTCCTCGCTGCCATCAATGCAGACGGCGAGACGCCGCTTCTCAGCGCCGTGACAAGCGGACGTGTTTCTCTAGCCTCTTTTTTACTCGTGTGCTGCCGCGATCAGAAGCTGGACGAGGCGATCTTGAAGCAAGACAAGAACGGATTCAACGCACTGCACAACGCCATCCGCAGCGGACACAGGAAGCTCGCGCTCGAACTGATTGCAGCAGAGCCTGCCTTGTCGCGCGCTGTGACCAAGCACGGCGAGTCACCCATGTACATGGCAGTGATGAGAAATTATCCTGATGTCTTCAAGAAAGTGTTGGAGATTCCTGATTCAGCTCATGTGGGAGCCCATGGCTCCAATGCTCTGCATGCTGCCGTGAGAAACGGTAATTCTGGTGAGAAATGCGTAGTATCTGGCGGAACAAAATTTAATGCTATGCGAGGCACTCGTGTATTCTTTACCATTTCGTGGCTATTACATGTCTTTACTGCCTTTGTTTGCAGCCATCGCTAAAAAGATTATGGAGACACGTCCTGGGCTTGCCAGAGAAGAAAACGATTCTAAGAATACTCCAATGCAGCTGGCTGCACTTTGGGACAAGATTGACGTGCTAAGAGTATTGTTGGAACATGATCGGTCTTTAGGGTATGTAGTCTCCTCACATGATGATACCCCCGTCATAGCTTCTGCTGCATATCGAGGCCATGTTGGTGTTGCTCGAGAGCTTCTAAAACATTGTCCAGATGCTCCCTATTGCGGTAAAGATGGCTGGACATGTTTACACGTAGCTGTATGGAATGAACAGACGGAGTTCGTAGAATTTGTACTTGGTTCGCCACAGCTTCGTGGACTCGTAAACAAGCAACATTCAAACGGAAATACTGCTCTGCATATGGCAGTCCAAAAGTGCAATCCGAAGATGGTCGCCTCTCTACTGCTTCACCAAGATACGGACGTCACCGTGCTTAGCAACAATGGTGCCGCAGCAACCTGGACATTATATGGTGCCACTGATCATGCCAAGACTTTAAACTGGGTACGTATACATGTTTGCTTAGTTTGTTGTTGGTCCACTAAATCAGCATGTATGCCAGCCTTCTTCAACGTCATATTATTGTTCCCCACCTAAGATGTGTTAAGCAACGGTTCTTATTTTTTCcgatcattctaaaatttctctaacTAGTTTACGCAAACAACACCGATTTTGTAACTAATTTACTATTTTGATTTTAGCAACCGTGCCAACAAACCTTTTAGTTTGATTGGACACTTCGTATTATTATGAAATGATTTTACATATATTACTCCATCTGTTTCAAATCGTAGGttgttttagattttctagattcatggattttgctatgcatctagatacacACAAAGTCTATATACAAAGCAAAAActgtgtatctagaaaagtcaacatgacctataatttggaatggagtgaGTAGAAAAACTGGTTGCATTCCTTTGGTACCCTTGCAGAACGGATTGTGAAATCTAGATGGAATTCAATACCATTTAAGCACGCTGTAACAAtgtaggattttttttatatagaaGGCCATTGCAGCATTGAAACCGAAGGGAACATCACTAAAAAAAGTCTTTGCACCAACCTTGTGATTGTAgattttcattttttccaaGAGTATTATATTATTAAAAGTTCCATTTGCATGCTTCTTTGCATCGACCTTGTGATTGTATATTTTCATTTGTCCAATAGTATTATATTAATTACTACAAGTTCTATTTGCATGCTTCTTTGGATTTTTGCAGAATGAAGTGTCCATGCTAATGTTGAAAGCTGATCCTCAAGAGGCAGCATCTATTTATAATCTCCACAAGGAAGCCAAGGATAAAGTGACAAACTTATCAAGAAAGGATATCAAGTCA containing:
- the LOC101764016 gene encoding ankyrin-1 isoform X1: MTMDGRLLDAATTGDAIADDGKATTSSPGGQMDWRLMEAAITGDAVSMKHLASHDPDILLGTTPQGNTCLHIASIHGHKEFCNDAMTFNLSLLSAVNADEETPLLTAVKRGHVSLASFLLTHCLDQQLSRAILKKDKQGCNALHHALRSDHRELALELIAAEPTLSQAVNNNNESPMFIAVMKDFTDLFEKLLDTASSAHSGAYGSNALHAAVGNGNSAIAKRLMEKRPLLAREENENKYTPILLAANEGKVDVLTVLLEHDPSLGYLISSNGATVLCGAACGGHVGVARALLRHCPDAPYTDPAGGSTCLHVAVLWDKKKFVKFVVGSQQLRHLINMTDNNRETALQLAVRCGRSEIVTVLDNANHANPFISVAGASAMDVGLLEASTTGDAIKMQQLATDYPGVLLGTTPQGNTCLHIASVHGHEVFCKAALALEPSLLAAINADGETPLLSAVTSGRVSLASFLLVCCRDQKLDEAILKQDKNGFNALHNAIRSGHRKLALELIAAEPALSRAVTKHGESPMYMAVMRNYPDVFKKVLEIPDSAHVGAHGSNALHAAVRNGNSAIAKKIMETRPGLAREENDSKNTPMQLAALWDKIDVLRVLLEHDRSLGYVVSSHDDTPVIASAAYRGHVGVARELLKHCPDAPYCGKDGWTCLHVAVWNEQTEFVEFVLGSPQLRGLVNKQHSNGNTALHMAVQKCNPKMVASLLLHQDTDVTVLSNNGAAATWTLYGATDHAKTLNWNEVSMLMLKADPQEAASIYNLHKEAKDKVTNLSRKDIKSLTQTYTGNTSLVAILLAAITFAAAFTLPGGYSSDAGSQGLPIMVRKVAFQAFIISDTLAMCASLAVAFICIIAKWEDLEFLLYYRSFTKKLMWFAYVATTTAFATGLYTVLAPRLLWLSVTVCVLTGLLPILTKVLGEWPILKLRFRLGLKFKSELLDMV
- the LOC101764016 gene encoding ankyrin-3 isoform X2, whose translation is MTMDGRLLDAATTGDAIADDGKATTSSPGGQMDWRLMEAAITGDAVSMKHLASHDPDILLGTTPQGNTCLHIASIHGHKEFCNDAMTFNLSLLSAVNADEETPLLTAVKRGHVSLASFLLTHCLDQQLSRAILKKDKQGCNALHHALRSDHRELALELIAAEPTLSQAVNNNNESPMFIAVMKDFTDLFEKLLDTASSAHSGAYGSNALHAAVGNGNSAIAKRLMEKRPLLAREENENKYTPILLAANEGKVDVLTVLLEHDPSLGYLISSNGATVLCGAACGGHVGVARALLRHCPDAPYTDPAGGSTCLHVAVLWDKKKFVKFVVGSQQLRHLINMTDNNRETALQLAVRCGRSEIVTVLDNANHANPFISVAGASAMDVGLLEASTTGDAIKMQQLATDYPGVLLGTTPQGNTCLHIASVHGHEVFCKAALALEPSLLAAINADGETPLLSAVTSGRVSLASFLLVCCRDQKLDEAILKQDKNGFNALHNAIRSGHRKLALELIAAEPALSRAVTKHGESPMYMAVMRNYPDVFKKVLEIPDSAHVGAHGSNALHAAVRNAIAKKIMETRPGLAREENDSKNTPMQLAALWDKIDVLRVLLEHDRSLGYVVSSHDDTPVIASAAYRGHVGVARELLKHCPDAPYCGKDGWTCLHVAVWNEQTEFVEFVLGSPQLRGLVNKQHSNGNTALHMAVQKCNPKMVASLLLHQDTDVTVLSNNGAAATWTLYGATDHAKTLNWNEVSMLMLKADPQEAASIYNLHKEAKDKVTNLSRKDIKSLTQTYTGNTSLVAILLAAITFAAAFTLPGGYSSDAGSQGLPIMVRKVAFQAFIISDTLAMCASLAVAFICIIAKWEDLEFLLYYRSFTKKLMWFAYVATTTAFATGLYTVLAPRLLWLSVTVCVLTGLLPILTKVLGEWPILKLRFRLGLKFKSELLDMV